The following are encoded in a window of Carya illinoinensis cultivar Pawnee chromosome 15, C.illinoinensisPawnee_v1, whole genome shotgun sequence genomic DNA:
- the LOC122297401 gene encoding 3-ketoacyl-CoA synthase 6 → MPPSSPNFSSSVKLKYVKLGYQYLVNHILTLTLIPIMAGVLIEVLRMGPEEILNLWKSLNFDLVQILCCSFLIVFVTTVYFMSKPRTIFLVDYACFKPPMTCRVPFATFMEHSRLILKDKPKSVEFQMRILERSGLGEETCLPPAIHYIPPTPTMEAARGEAELVIFSAMNSLFEKTGLKPKDIDILIVNCSLFSPTPSLSAMVINKYKLRSNIKSFNLSGMGCSAGLISVDLARDLLQVHPNSNAVIVSTEIITPNYYQGNERAMLLPNCLFRMGGAAILLSNRTSERRRAKYRLVHVVRTHKGADDKAYRCVFEEEDKEGNVGISLQKDLMAIAGEALKSNITTIGPLVLPASEQLLFLLTLIGRKIFNPKWKPYIPDFKQAFEHFCIHAGGRAVIDELQKNLQLSAEHVEASRMTLHRFGNTSSSSLWYEMSYIESKGRMRRGDRVWQIAFGSGFKCNSAVWKCNRTIKTPSDGPWADCIDRYPVYIPEVVKL, encoded by the coding sequence ATGCCTCCAAGCTCACCCAACTTCTCCAGCTCTGTGAAGCTCAAGTATGTCAAGCTTGGGTATCAGTACCTTGTCAACCACATTCTAACACTGACGCTCATACCCATCATGGCTGGTGTATTGATAGAGGTTCTACGCATGGGGCCGGAGGAAATCTTGAACCTTTGGAAATCGCTTAACTTTGATCTCGTCCAAATCCTCTGCTGCTCTTTCCTCATCGTCTTCGTCACCACCGTTTACTTCATGTCAAAGCCAAGGACAATCTTTCTCGTGGATTACGCCTGTTTCAAGCCCCCGATGACGTGTCGGGTGCCGTTTGCTACGTTCATGGAACATTCAAGGCTCATCCTCAAAGATAAACCAAAGAGCGTTGAGTTCCAAATGAGAATCCTTGAGCGGTCTGGCCTTGGCGAGGAAACTTGTTTGCCTCCCGCAATCCATTATATCCCGCCGACCCCAACCATGGAGGCCGCGAGAGGTGAGGCTGAGCTAGTTATTTTCTCGGCCATGAATTCCTTGTTCGAGAAGACGGGGCTCAAGCCTAAAGACATCGATATCCTCATCGTGAATTGCAGTCTTTTCTCTCCTACACCTTCGTTATCGGCCATGGTGATCAACAAGTACAAGCTGAGAAGCAACATTAAGAGCTTTAACCTCTCTGGGATGGGGTGCAGTGCCGGGCTTATCTCCGTCGATTTAGCTCGGGATCTTCTTCAGGTTCATCCCAATTCAAATGCTGTGATCGTGAGCACAGAGATCATTACGCCCAACTATTATCAAGGAAATGAGAGAGCTATGCTTCTTCCTAACTGTCTTTTCCGAATGGGCGGGGCTGCTATTCTTCTATCAAATCGGACGTCGGAACGACGGCGTGCCAagtacagattagtacacgtCGTTCGAACCCACAAGGGAGCCGACGACAAAGCCTACCGATGTGTCTTTgaggaagaagacaaagaaggaAATGTAGGGATTTCACTTCAGAAAGATCTCATGGCCATAGCCGGCGAGGCCTTGAAATCAAACATCACAACCATTGGGCCTCTTGTCCTTCCTGCTTCCGAGCAACTCCTTTTCCTTCTCACCCTCATTGGCCGAAAAATCTTCAACCCTAAATGGAAACCCTACATCCCCGACTTCAAGCAGGCATTCGAGCACTTCTGCATCCACGCCGGTGGCCGTGCCGTCATCGATGAACTGCAGAAGAACCTTCAGCTCTCGGCGGAGCACGTGGAGGCCTCGAGGATGACACTCCACCGGTTCGGGAACACGTCGTCGTCTTCGTTGTGGTACGAGATGAGCTACATAGAATCGAAGGGGAGGATGAGAAGGGGAGATAGGGTTTGGCAGATAGCGTTTGGGAGCGGATTCAAGTGTAACAGTGCAGTGTGGAAATGCAACAGAACCATCAAAACTCCGAGCGATGGTCCTTGGGCTGATTGCATTGATCGATACCCAGTTTATATTCCTGAGGTTGTGAAGCTCTAG